A single genomic interval of Electrophorus electricus isolate fEleEle1 chromosome 4, fEleEle1.pri, whole genome shotgun sequence harbors:
- the fmc1 gene encoding protein FMC1 homolog, which yields MAAAPLRVYRAILKELRLLKGPQYKHTMAYNYVTEQFRKNQVSGERYCRAQREAVHTSHTYLCLLSSTRQHMELHRLYHGRGECSPEETAGRVGLRLPSQPGGKGWEN from the exons ATGGCCGCTGCTCCGCTGCGCGTGTACCGCGCCATTCTGAAGGAGTTGAGACTTCTAAAGGGGCCGCAGTATAAACACACGATGGCGTACAATTATGTGACGGAACAATTTCGCAAAAACCAG gTGAGTGGGGAACGTTACTGTCGTGCTCAGAGGGAAGCTGTTCACACCTCTCACACCTACCTGTGTCTGCTCTCGTCAACACGGCAACACATGGAGCTGCACAGGCTGTACCACGGGCGTGGCGAGTGCAGCCCGGAGGAGACAGCCGGCCGTGTGGGACTCCGCCTCCCATCCCAACCTGGCGGCAAGGGCTGGGagaactga
- the LOC113567875 gene encoding E3 ubiquitin/ISG15 ligase TRIM25-like, whose product MTETSISEDQDQFICPICVDLLKDAVATPCGHSFCMVCINGFWDQNDQRRIYSCPQCRETFTPRPVLRRNNMLAEVVEKLKNIELQAASPAHCYTGPGDVECNFCTGRKLKAIKSCLTCLATFCETHLKPHYEVAVLKKHKLVKTSSHLQKKICSQHDKVIEIYCHTDQSFICYLCTMEKHRGHDTVLAATERTQKQSDLKEEQRKFQQRIQENEKKVQELKQAVDTLKRSAQAAVEDIERIFTELIHSIEKKCCEVKELIRDQEKIELSRAEGLLDQLEQEIADFKRRDTEMEQLSHTEDHIHFLQSFQSLCVSSGSEDSPSIPVHQHLSLI is encoded by the exons atgacagaaacaagTATTTCAGAAGATCAGGACCAGTTCATCTGTCCAATCTGTGTGGATCTACTGAAGGATGCAGTGGCTACTCCCTGTGGACACAGtttctgtatggtgtgtattaatGGCTTCTGGGATCAGAATGATCAGAGGAGAATCTACAGCTGCCCTCAGTGCAGAGAGACTTTCACTCCAAGACCTGTTCTACGCAGAAACAACATGCTGGCTGAAGTGGTGGAGAAACTGAAGAATATAGAACTCCaagctgcttctcctgctcactgttacactggacctggagatgtggagtgtAATTTCTGTACTGGGAGAAAACTCAAAGCCATCAAGTCCTGTCTGACATGTCTGGCCACCTTCTGTGAAACTCATCTCAAACCTCACTATGAAGTTGCTGTTCTGAAAAAGCACAAGTTGGTCAAAACGTCCTCACACCTACAAAAGAAGATTTGCTCTCAGCATGACAAAGTGATCGAGATCTACTGTCATACTGATCAAAGCTTCATCTGTTATTTATGTACaatggagaaacacagaggccATGATACGGTGTTAGCTGCAACAGAAAGAACccagaaacag AGTGATCTaaaggaggagcagaggaaattCCAGCAGAGAATCCAGGAGAATGAGAAGAAGgtccaggagctgaagcaggctgTGGACACTCTTAAG CgctctgcacaggcagcagtggaggacaTTGAGAGAATCTTTACTGAGCTGATCCACTCCATTGAGAAAAAGTGCTGTGAAGTAAAAgagctgatcagagatcaggagAAGATTGAACTGAGTCGAGCTGAAGGACTCCTGGATCAACTGGAGCAGGAGATTGCTGATTTTAAGAGGAGAGATACTGAGATGGAgcagctctcccacacagaggaTCACATCCATTTCCTCCAG agtttccagtctctctgtgtctcttctggATCTGAGGACTCTCCCAGCATCCCTGTCCATCAACatctctctctgatctga